In Pseudomonas oryzicola, one DNA window encodes the following:
- a CDS encoding fe2+ zn2+ uptake regulation protein translates to MYNPQSSIQAGRSPDKAPQGQDALADERTGNEQIRALLRTFGLRTSLIRLKVIDALHVAQRNGRSIGVRGVHAQLQQLDIPLSFLSVREVLKRLCAEGVIQLGSDKCYSLNPQARAVLEQTPPR, encoded by the coding sequence ATGTACAACCCGCAATCCTCGATCCAGGCCGGTCGCAGCCCGGACAAGGCGCCCCAGGGACAGGACGCACTGGCCGACGAACGTACTGGCAACGAACAGATCCGCGCGCTGTTGCGCACCTTCGGCCTGCGCACCAGCCTTATCCGCCTCAAGGTGATCGACGCCCTGCACGTCGCCCAGCGCAATGGCCGCAGCATTGGTGTGCGTGGCGTGCATGCGCAGCTGCAGCAGCTGGATATCCCGCTGTCGTTCCTCAGCGTGCGCGAAGTGCTCAAGCGCCTGTGCGCCGAAGGCGTCATCCAGCTGGGCAGCGACAAATGCTACAGCCTCAACCCCCAGGCGCGCGCCGTGCTGGAGCAAACACCTCCACGCTGA
- the pvdQ gene encoding bifunctional acylase PvdQ, with product MTCAGLTAALLALGAGAAAQPAAVDASAQIRRTSYGVPHIVAKDELGLGYGIGYAYAQDNLCLLANEVLTVSGERSRYFGARGKTLEQRDNLASDVFFNWLNSPSAVSAFLQAQPAPVRALLAGYASGYNRALAERRRQGLPAECGSGEWLRPISSEDLIKLTRRLLAEGGIGQFVEALAQAQPPTLASRQAASGFATALARQERFALERGSNAVAVGAQRSANGHGLLLANPHFPWSGGMRFYQMQLTIPGALDVMGAALPGLPVVNIGFNQHLAWTHTVDTSQHFTLYRLQLDPKDPTRYLLDGKSLPLTRHTVSVVVKAEDGSLSQVQRQVYSSHFGPVVQWPGRLDWDAHAAYSLRDANLENTRVLQQWYQINRADSLAVLQGAVERLQGIPWVNTLAVDQAGQALYLNQSVVPYVDQPLLEACSNPQASGRLVVLDGSRSGCAWKVDAQAAQPGIFPARLLPSLQRTDFVQNSNDPAWMTNPAQPLTGYSPLISRSDQPLGMRGRFALQRLQGEARLGIDELQRMVTDDEVYLASLVLPDLLQWCKGVAADVQAVCSSLAGWNGKADLDSGIGLVHFNNLFEALAEHPESWRVAFDPADPLHTPRGLAVEQAAVRERLHQAALASLRQVNESGMAKQVRWGQVQHAVDGTPVPGGPQALGVYNAIHSVPHGQGKRLVVSGTSYLQLVSFTDKGPEARGLLAFSQSSEAGSVHFGDQTKAFSAKQLAALPFTEAQIKADPEYQQYVISEGDKDAVASQP from the coding sequence ATGACGTGCGCTGGCCTGACCGCCGCTCTGCTAGCCCTCGGTGCAGGCGCAGCGGCGCAGCCGGCCGCAGTCGATGCCAGCGCGCAGATTCGCCGTACCAGCTACGGCGTGCCGCATATCGTGGCCAAGGACGAGCTTGGCCTGGGCTACGGTATCGGCTATGCCTATGCGCAGGACAACCTATGCTTGCTGGCCAACGAGGTGCTCACGGTCAGCGGGGAACGTTCCCGTTACTTCGGGGCCAGGGGCAAGACCTTGGAGCAACGCGACAACCTGGCCAGTGATGTGTTCTTCAACTGGCTCAACAGCCCGTCAGCAGTGAGTGCGTTCCTGCAGGCGCAACCGGCCCCGGTCCGGGCGTTGCTGGCGGGATATGCCAGTGGCTACAACCGGGCGCTGGCCGAGCGCCGTCGCCAAGGCTTGCCCGCCGAATGCGGCAGTGGCGAGTGGCTGCGGCCGATCAGCAGCGAAGACCTGATCAAGCTGACCCGTCGGTTGCTGGCCGAAGGTGGCATTGGGCAGTTCGTCGAGGCACTGGCGCAGGCGCAACCGCCAACGCTGGCCAGCCGGCAGGCCGCGAGCGGCTTTGCCACGGCACTGGCCCGCCAGGAGCGTTTCGCCCTGGAGCGCGGCAGCAATGCCGTTGCCGTAGGCGCTCAGCGTTCGGCCAATGGTCACGGTCTGTTGCTGGCCAACCCGCACTTCCCGTGGAGTGGGGGCATGCGTTTCTACCAGATGCAGCTGACCATTCCCGGCGCGCTCGATGTGATGGGGGCGGCATTGCCGGGGCTGCCAGTGGTCAACATTGGTTTCAACCAGCACCTGGCCTGGACGCACACCGTCGATACGTCGCAGCACTTTACCCTGTACCGCCTGCAGCTCGATCCCAAGGACCCGACTCGCTACCTGCTCGATGGCAAGTCGCTGCCGCTGACCCGGCATACCGTCAGCGTTGTGGTCAAGGCCGAAGACGGCAGCCTGAGCCAGGTGCAACGCCAGGTCTACAGTTCGCATTTCGGCCCGGTGGTGCAATGGCCCGGGCGCCTGGACTGGGATGCTCATGCGGCCTACAGCTTGCGCGATGCCAACCTGGAGAACACCCGGGTATTGCAGCAGTGGTACCAGATCAATCGCGCCGACAGCCTGGCGGTGCTGCAGGGGGCGGTCGAGCGGCTGCAGGGTATTCCCTGGGTCAACACGCTGGCTGTGGACCAGGCCGGCCAGGCCTTGTACCTGAACCAGTCGGTGGTGCCCTATGTCGATCAGCCGTTGCTGGAGGCGTGCAGCAATCCACAGGCGTCGGGGCGTCTGGTGGTGCTGGATGGCTCGCGCAGCGGGTGCGCATGGAAGGTGGATGCGCAGGCGGCGCAGCCGGGGATCTTCCCGGCAAGGCTGCTGCCCAGCCTTCAGCGTACGGATTTCGTACAGAACTCCAACGACCCGGCCTGGATGACCAACCCGGCGCAGCCGCTGACCGGTTACTCGCCACTGATAAGTCGTAGTGACCAGCCGCTGGGCATGCGCGGCCGTTTTGCTCTGCAACGCCTGCAGGGCGAGGCCCGGTTGGGTATCGACGAGTTGCAACGCATGGTGACTGACGATGAGGTCTACCTGGCCAGCCTGGTGCTGCCAGACCTGCTGCAGTGGTGCAAGGGCGTCGCTGCCGATGTCCAGGCCGTCTGCAGCAGCCTGGCGGGCTGGAATGGCAAGGCCGACCTCGACAGTGGCATTGGCCTGGTGCACTTCAACAACCTGTTCGAGGCGTTGGCCGAACACCCGGAAAGCTGGCGGGTGGCCTTCGACCCGGCCGACCCGCTGCACACCCCGCGTGGCCTGGCGGTCGAGCAGGCAGCGGTGCGCGAACGGCTGCACCAGGCGGCGCTGGCGTCGCTCAGGCAGGTGAATGAGAGTGGCATGGCAAAGCAGGTGCGCTGGGGGCAGGTGCAGCATGCCGTTGATGGCACGCCAGTACCGGGCGGCCCGCAAGCATTGGGCGTGTACAACGCGATCCACAGCGTGCCGCACGGGCAGGGCAAGCGGTTGGTAGTCAGTGGTACCAGCTACCTGCAACTGGTCAGCTTTACCGACAAGGGGCCGGAGGCTCGCGGCTTGCTGGCATTCTCTCAGTCCAGCGAAGCCGGTTCGGTGCACTTCGGCGACCAGACCAAGGCCTTCTCGGCCAAGCAACTGGCGGCGCTACCGTTTACCGAAGCCCAAATCAAGGCGGACCCTGAGTACCAGCAGTATGTGATCAGTGAGGGAGACAAGGACGCGGTGGCCAGTCAGCCTTGA
- the lpxH gene encoding UDP-2,3-diacylglucosamine diphosphatase, which produces MILLISDLHLQEERPDISRAFLDLLDGRARHAQALYILGDFFEAWIGDDAMTPFQQSICQAMRQLSDSGTAIYLMHGNRDFLIGQAFCAAAGCTLLVDPSVIELGGEQVLLMHGDTLCTRDLGYMKLRRLLRNPLSLWLLRHLPLTARHKLARKLRSESRSQTRMKATEIVDVTPEEVPQVMAAHGVRTLVHGHTHRPAIHKLVVDGQPARRIVLGDWDRRGWVLQVDEQGFQLAPFEFS; this is translated from the coding sequence GTGATCCTGCTGATCTCCGATCTGCACCTGCAAGAAGAACGCCCGGACATTAGCCGGGCGTTTCTTGATTTGCTCGATGGCCGTGCCCGCCACGCCCAGGCCTTGTACATTCTGGGCGACTTCTTCGAAGCGTGGATCGGCGACGATGCCATGACGCCCTTCCAGCAGTCGATCTGCCAGGCCATGCGCCAGTTGAGCGACAGCGGTACGGCCATCTACCTGATGCATGGCAACCGTGATTTCCTGATTGGCCAGGCCTTCTGCGCAGCCGCGGGCTGCACATTGCTGGTTGATCCCAGCGTGATCGAACTGGGCGGCGAACAGGTGTTGCTGATGCATGGCGACACCCTGTGCACCCGCGACCTGGGCTACATGAAGCTGCGTCGTCTGCTGCGCAACCCGCTGAGCCTGTGGCTCTTGCGTCACCTGCCGCTGACGGCGCGCCACAAGCTGGCGCGCAAGCTGCGCAGCGAAAGCCGCTCGCAAACGCGGATGAAGGCCACCGAAATCGTCGATGTCACCCCGGAAGAGGTACCGCAGGTGATGGCCGCGCATGGTGTGCGCACGCTGGTGCATGGCCATACCCACCGGCCGGCGATTCACAAGCTGGTGGTCGATGGGCAACCGGCGCGGCGCATCGTGCTGGGTGACTGGGACCGTCGGGGTTGGGTATTGCAGGTTGATGAGCAAGGCTTTCAGCTGGCGCCGTTCGAGTTTTCCTGA
- a CDS encoding peptidylprolyl isomerase has product MSKVKLSTNHGDIVLQLDAEKAPLTTENFVQYVKDGHYNGTVFHRVIKGFMIQGGGFEPGMSQKKTRASIQNEADNGLKNKKYSIAMARTMEPHSASAQFFINAADNDFLNHSGKNVQGWGYAVFGEVIEGREIVDAIEKVATGSKAGHQDVPKDDVIIEKAEIIE; this is encoded by the coding sequence ATGTCCAAAGTCAAACTGAGCACCAACCACGGCGACATCGTCCTGCAACTGGACGCCGAGAAAGCGCCGCTGACTACCGAAAACTTCGTTCAGTACGTCAAGGATGGCCACTACAACGGCACCGTGTTCCACCGCGTGATCAAGGGCTTCATGATCCAGGGCGGCGGCTTCGAGCCTGGCATGAGCCAGAAGAAAACCCGCGCCAGCATCCAGAACGAAGCCGACAACGGCCTGAAGAACAAGAAGTACAGCATCGCCATGGCCCGCACCATGGAGCCGCATTCTGCCTCGGCCCAGTTCTTCATCAACGCCGCCGACAACGACTTCCTCAACCACAGCGGCAAGAACGTGCAGGGCTGGGGCTACGCGGTGTTCGGCGAAGTGATCGAAGGCCGTGAAATCGTCGATGCCATCGAGAAGGTCGCAACCGGCTCCAAGGCCGGCCACCAGGACGTGCCGAAAGACGACGTGATCATCGAGAAAGCCGAGATCATTGAGTGA
- a CDS encoding glutamine--tRNA ligase/YqeY domain fusion protein yields the protein MSKPTADNAPNAAAKGAPAVPANFLRPIIQADLDSGKHSRIVTRFPPEPNGYLHIGHAKSICVNFGLAKEFGGVCHLRFDDTNPAKEDQEYIDAIQSDVKWLGFDWAGDVRYASDYFDQLHDWAVELIKRGKAYVCDLTPEQAKEYRGSLKEPGKNSPFRERSVEENLDLFARMKAGEFKDGERVLRAKIDMASPNMNLRDPILYRIRHAHHHQTGDKWCIYPNYDFTHGQSDAIEGITHSICTLEFEGHRPLYDWFLDNLPVPAHPRQYEFSRLNLNYTITSKRKLKQLVDEKHVEAWDDPRMSTLSGFRRRGYTPASIRNFCEMIGTNRSDGVVDMSMLEFSIRDDLDRTAPRAMCVLRPLKVVITNYPQGQVEQLELPRHPKEDMGVRVLPFSRELYIDRDDFMEEPPKGYKRLEPAGEVRLRGSYVIRADEAIKDADGNIVELRCSYDPDTLGKNPEGRKVKGVIHWVPAEGSVECEVRLYDRLFRSPNPEKTEEGGSFLDNINPDSLQVLRGCRAEPSLAQAQPEDRFQFEREGYFCADLKDSQPGRPVFNRTVTLRDSWGS from the coding sequence ATGAGCAAGCCCACTGCCGACAACGCGCCCAACGCCGCTGCCAAAGGCGCCCCCGCTGTCCCTGCGAACTTCCTGCGGCCGATCATCCAGGCCGACCTGGACTCGGGCAAGCACAGCCGCATCGTTACCCGTTTCCCGCCGGAGCCCAACGGTTACCTGCACATCGGCCACGCCAAGTCGATCTGTGTGAACTTCGGCCTGGCCAAGGAATTCGGGGGCGTCTGCCACCTGCGTTTCGACGATACCAACCCGGCCAAGGAAGACCAGGAATACATCGACGCCATCCAGAGCGATGTCAAGTGGCTGGGCTTCGACTGGGCCGGTGACGTGCGCTACGCCTCCGACTACTTCGACCAGCTGCACGACTGGGCGGTCGAACTGATCAAGCGCGGCAAGGCCTACGTTTGCGACCTCACCCCCGAGCAGGCCAAGGAATACCGCGGCAGCCTCAAGGAGCCGGGCAAGAACAGCCCGTTCCGCGAGCGCAGCGTGGAAGAGAACCTTGACCTGTTCGCCCGCATGAAGGCGGGGGAGTTCAAGGACGGTGAGCGCGTGCTGCGCGCCAAGATCGACATGGCGTCGCCGAACATGAACCTGCGCGACCCGATCCTGTACCGCATCCGCCATGCCCACCACCACCAGACCGGTGACAAGTGGTGCATCTACCCCAACTATGACTTTACCCACGGCCAGTCGGACGCCATCGAGGGCATCACCCACTCGATCTGCACCCTGGAGTTCGAAGGGCATCGGCCGCTGTACGACTGGTTCCTCGACAACCTGCCGGTGCCGGCGCACCCGCGCCAGTATGAGTTCAGTCGCCTGAACCTGAACTACACCATCACTTCCAAGCGCAAGCTCAAGCAACTGGTGGACGAAAAGCATGTCGAAGCCTGGGACGACCCACGCATGTCGACCCTGTCCGGCTTCCGTCGCCGTGGCTACACCCCGGCCTCGATCCGCAACTTCTGCGAAATGATCGGCACCAACCGTTCCGACGGTGTGGTCGACATGTCGATGCTCGAGTTCAGCATCCGTGACGACCTGGACCGCACCGCACCGCGCGCCATGTGCGTGCTGCGCCCGCTGAAGGTGGTCATCACCAACTATCCGCAAGGCCAGGTCGAGCAGCTTGAGCTGCCGCGCCACCCGAAGGAAGACATGGGCGTGCGCGTGCTGCCGTTCTCCCGTGAGCTGTACATCGACCGCGACGACTTCATGGAAGAGCCGCCGAAGGGCTACAAGCGCCTGGAGCCGGCCGGTGAAGTGCGCCTGCGCGGCAGCTACGTGATCCGCGCCGACGAGGCCATCAAGGACGCCGACGGCAACATCGTCGAGCTGCGCTGCTCGTACGACCCGGACACCCTGGGCAAGAACCCTGAAGGGCGCAAGGTCAAGGGCGTGATCCACTGGGTGCCGGCCGAAGGCAGCGTCGAGTGCGAAGTGCGCCTGTATGACCGCCTGTTCCGCTCGCCGAACCCGGAGAAGACCGAGGAGGGCGGCAGCTTCCTGGACAACATCAACCCGGATTCGCTGCAGGTGCTGCGCGGCTGCCGTGCCGAGCCATCGCTGGCCCAGGCTCAGCCCGAGGACCGCTTCCAGTTCGAGCGCGAAGGCTACTTCTGCGCCGACTTGAAAGACAGCCAGCCGGGCCGCCCGGTATTCAACCGCACTGTCACCCTGCGTGACTCCTGGGGCAGCTGA